One genomic region from Mesorhizobium terrae encodes:
- a CDS encoding ABC transporter ATP-binding protein has protein sequence MPFLEIDNLEKSFGATKILKGVTLGIEEGGFLVLVGPSGCGKSTLLNTIAGLEQITGGEIRIAGKRVNDLHPSKRDIAMVFQSYALYPNMTVGENIGFGMEIRGIAKAERDKAIADVSQLLQIGHLLDRKPSQLSGGQRQRVAMGRALVRKPQVFLFDEPLSNLDAKLRIDMRTEIKRLHHRMKTTIVYVTHDQIEAMTLATKIAVLKDGILQQFGTPEEIYNNPVNMFVADFMGSPAMNLVPATIGETGNQLSVELARNGSAPVSLALNGAPQGLSAYRGKQVMFGIRPEALTDPDGADRNATHLVTADCHIEVVEPAGSDTFAVTNLGGKGVVARLRADARIKPGTTAPLTFNLTKAVFFDPATQERIA, from the coding sequence ATGCCCTTTCTTGAGATCGACAATCTCGAAAAGTCCTTCGGCGCCACCAAAATCCTCAAAGGGGTGACGCTCGGCATCGAGGAAGGTGGCTTCCTGGTGCTGGTCGGCCCGTCCGGCTGCGGCAAGTCCACTCTGCTCAACACCATAGCCGGGCTGGAGCAGATCACCGGCGGCGAAATCCGCATCGCCGGCAAAAGGGTTAACGACCTGCACCCGTCGAAGCGCGACATCGCGATGGTGTTCCAGTCCTACGCGCTCTATCCCAACATGACCGTGGGCGAGAATATCGGCTTCGGCATGGAAATCCGCGGCATCGCCAAGGCGGAACGCGACAAGGCGATCGCCGATGTGTCGCAATTGCTGCAGATCGGCCACCTGCTCGACCGCAAGCCGAGCCAGCTTTCCGGCGGCCAGCGCCAGCGCGTCGCCATGGGCCGCGCCCTGGTGCGCAAGCCGCAGGTCTTCCTGTTCGACGAACCGCTGTCCAATCTCGACGCCAAGCTGCGCATCGACATGCGCACCGAGATCAAGCGCCTGCACCACCGCATGAAGACGACCATCGTCTACGTCACCCACGACCAGATCGAGGCGATGACGCTGGCGACCAAGATCGCAGTGTTGAAGGACGGCATCCTGCAGCAGTTCGGTACTCCGGAGGAGATCTACAACAACCCGGTCAACATGTTCGTTGCCGACTTCATGGGCTCGCCGGCCATGAACCTGGTGCCGGCCACCATTGGGGAAACCGGCAACCAGCTCAGCGTCGAGCTTGCCCGCAACGGTTCGGCACCGGTGTCTCTTGCGCTGAACGGCGCGCCGCAAGGGCTGTCGGCCTATCGTGGCAAGCAGGTGATGTTCGGCATCCGCCCCGAAGCGCTGACCGATCCGGACGGCGCCGACCGCAACGCCACCCATCTGGTGACGGCGGACTGTCACATCGAGGTGGTGGAGCCGGCCGGCTCCGATACTTTCGCGGTGACCAATCTGGGCGGCAAGGGCGTGGTGGCGCGGTTGCGCGCCGACGCGCGCATCAAGCCGGGCACCACCGCGCCGCTGACCTTCAATCTGACCAAGGCGGTGTTTTTCGATCCGGCGACCCAGGAACGGATTGCGTAG
- a CDS encoding ABC transporter permease translates to MKSGRFWAWVTFILGAAYFFIPLIATMEFSMRMRRGTYSFDAYKVVLGDERFQATFTFSVLAAVFTIILGVLLVVPTAYWIRLRLPQLRPVVEFVTLLPLVIPAIVIVFGYIRMYGSNSPLPFLSSDMGTNALLVIGYATLALPYMYRAVDTGLRTIDVRTLTEAAQILGAGWTTIIGRVILPNVLIAVLSGAFLTFAIVIGEFTMASLLNRPAFGPYLQNIGANRAYEPAALAIIAFVITWGCMSVIQVLSRFAPKSANRPN, encoded by the coding sequence ATGAAGTCGGGCAGATTCTGGGCCTGGGTCACTTTTATCCTCGGCGCCGCCTATTTCTTCATTCCGCTGATCGCGACCATGGAATTCTCCATGCGTATGCGGCGCGGCACCTATTCCTTCGACGCCTACAAGGTGGTTCTGGGCGACGAGCGCTTCCAGGCAACGTTCACCTTCTCGGTGCTAGCCGCGGTCTTCACCATCATCCTCGGTGTGCTGCTGGTCGTGCCAACCGCCTACTGGATCAGGCTACGCCTGCCGCAGCTCCGGCCGGTCGTCGAGTTCGTGACACTTCTGCCGCTGGTCATCCCGGCCATCGTCATCGTCTTCGGCTACATCCGCATGTATGGCTCGAACTCGCCGCTGCCGTTCCTGTCGAGCGACATGGGCACCAACGCGCTTCTGGTCATCGGCTATGCGACGCTGGCGCTGCCCTATATGTACCGCGCCGTCGACACCGGCCTCAGGACCATCGACGTGCGCACGCTGACCGAGGCGGCGCAGATCCTCGGCGCCGGCTGGACCACCATCATCGGCCGCGTCATCCTGCCCAACGTGCTGATCGCGGTGCTGTCGGGCGCATTCCTGACCTTCGCCATCGTCATCGGTGAGTTCACCATGGCCAGCCTGCTCAACCGTCCGGCCTTCGGCCCGTATCTTCAGAACATCGGCGCCAACCGCGCCTATGAGCCGGCGGCGCTTGCCATCATCGCCTTCGTCATCACCTGGGGCTGCATGTCGGTCATCCAGGTTCTGTCCCGTTTCGCGCCGAAATCGGCGAATCGCCCGAATTGA
- a CDS encoding EamA family transporter, translated as MSLLVFLAVLSAAAMHATWNAMVKVHLDRFLSVTVLTLGMASMALVAVPFVEFPRAEVWPWIFASTLFHMGYKLCLIGAYKAGDLAQTYPLARGTAPLLAAIGGIFVVSEIPGTLSIVGIVLLCGGTLLMSFRGGAHLEKLNLRAVGFALATSVFIASYTLSDGSGARLAATASSYAVYLFLCDGIWSLILCLLVRGRQSLPAMARDWKAGIITGCLSGTAYWIVMWAMTKAPIASVASLRESSILFAMMISVFALGEKMTAWRGAAALSIVAGVIALRMG; from the coding sequence ATGAGCCTTCTGGTCTTCCTGGCGGTGCTGTCCGCCGCCGCCATGCATGCCACCTGGAACGCCATGGTCAAGGTTCATCTCGACCGCTTCCTGTCGGTGACGGTGCTGACGCTTGGCATGGCGTCGATGGCGCTGGTGGCGGTGCCCTTCGTCGAATTTCCTCGGGCCGAGGTCTGGCCCTGGATCTTCGCCTCGACGCTCTTCCACATGGGCTACAAACTCTGCCTGATCGGCGCCTACAAGGCCGGCGATCTGGCCCAGACCTACCCGCTGGCGCGCGGTACCGCGCCCTTGCTGGCGGCCATTGGTGGCATCTTCGTTGTTTCGGAAATCCCGGGCACTTTGTCGATCGTCGGCATCGTGCTGCTCTGTGGCGGCACGCTGCTGATGTCCTTCCGCGGCGGCGCGCATCTGGAAAAGCTCAATCTGCGCGCGGTCGGTTTCGCGCTGGCGACGTCGGTGTTCATCGCCAGCTACACGCTGTCCGACGGCAGTGGCGCGCGCCTTGCCGCGACCGCGTCGAGCTATGCCGTCTATCTGTTCCTCTGCGACGGCATCTGGTCGCTGATCCTGTGCCTTCTGGTGCGCGGGCGGCAATCGCTGCCGGCGATGGCGCGCGACTGGAAGGCGGGCATCATCACCGGCTGTCTGAGCGGCACGGCCTACTGGATCGTCATGTGGGCGATGACCAAGGCGCCGATCGCCTCGGTGGCGTCATTGCGCGAAAGCTCGATCCTGTTCGCCATGATGATCTCGGTCTTCGCGCTCGGCGAAAAGATGACGGCCTGGCGCGGCGCCGCGGCCTTGTCCATCGTGGCCGGCGTCATCGCGCTGCGCATGGGCTAG
- a CDS encoding ABC transporter permease, which translates to MTDISLSGPAAAGKIVPPAQARAMRLPTQWLGVAPFIIFALMFLILPTLYLILGAFQNSDGAVTLENIIELAQPSIVAAYLISIKVSVASALLGAFIGLAIAIAIVRGGLPNWTRSATLTFSGVASQFAGVPLAFAFLATLGRLGLVTVFLRALGFDPYQHGFNVLSFWGLTLTYLYFQIPLMVVIITPAIDGLKKEWGEAAATLGATQWQYWRMVVIPVIWPSFLGTVILLFANAFGAIATAYALTGSSLNIVPILLYAQIRGDVLHNPHLGYAIAFGMIFITGLANVFYIWFRTRSERWLK; encoded by the coding sequence ATGACCGATATCAGTCTTTCAGGACCGGCTGCTGCCGGAAAGATCGTACCGCCAGCACAGGCGCGGGCCATGCGGCTGCCCACGCAATGGTTGGGCGTGGCGCCGTTCATCATCTTCGCGCTGATGTTCCTGATCCTGCCGACGCTGTATCTCATCCTCGGCGCGTTCCAGAACAGTGACGGTGCCGTCACGCTGGAAAACATCATCGAGCTGGCGCAACCGTCCATCGTCGCCGCCTATCTGATCTCCATCAAGGTTTCCGTTGCCTCGGCGCTTCTCGGGGCGTTTATCGGCCTTGCCATCGCGATCGCCATCGTGCGCGGCGGCCTGCCCAACTGGACGCGCTCGGCAACGCTCACCTTTTCCGGCGTGGCCTCGCAGTTCGCCGGCGTGCCGTTGGCCTTTGCCTTCCTGGCGACGCTCGGCCGGCTCGGCCTTGTCACCGTTTTCCTGCGCGCGCTTGGCTTCGACCCCTACCAGCACGGCTTCAACGTCCTGTCCTTCTGGGGCCTGACGCTCACCTATCTCTATTTCCAGATTCCGCTGATGGTGGTCATCATCACGCCGGCCATCGATGGCCTGAAGAAGGAATGGGGCGAGGCTGCCGCGACCTTGGGTGCCACGCAGTGGCAGTACTGGCGCATGGTGGTGATCCCGGTGATCTGGCCGAGCTTCCTCGGCACCGTGATCCTGCTCTTCGCCAATGCCTTCGGCGCCATTGCCACCGCCTATGCGCTGACCGGTTCGTCGCTCAATATCGTGCCGATCCTGCTCTATGCGCAGATCCGTGGCGACGTGCTGCACAATCCACATCTCGGCTATGCCATCGCTTTCGGCATGATCTTCATCACGGGCCTCGCCAATGTCTTCTACATCTGGTTCCGGACCCGTTCGGAAAGGTGGCTGAAATGA
- a CDS encoding 3-ketoacyl-ACP reductase translates to MTRPVAIVTGANRGIGLACANALAETGFDIAAADLTPEPSPELAASVGLRGARLAYRRCDIANLANHPAVIETALDAFGHIDCLVNNAGIGAVVRGDLLELKPENFDRVIDVNLRGTVFFTQAVAKAMLAQPPHHPRSIVTVTSVSAEMASPERADYCVSKAGLAMWVKTLALRLAPENIGVFEVRPGIIRTEMTAGVASKYDALIEGGLVPAKRWGEAADIGAAVAALAGGRLGFATGSVIRVDGALSVPRL, encoded by the coding sequence ATGACCCGTCCCGTCGCCATCGTCACCGGCGCCAATCGCGGCATTGGCCTCGCCTGCGCCAACGCGCTTGCCGAAACTGGCTTCGACATCGCCGCCGCCGACCTCACCCCCGAGCCAAGCCCGGAACTGGCCGCAAGCGTCGGCTTACGCGGCGCGCGGCTTGCCTATCGCCGCTGCGACATCGCCAATCTCGCCAACCACCCGGCGGTGATCGAGACCGCGCTCGACGCCTTCGGCCACATCGACTGCCTCGTCAATAATGCCGGCATCGGCGCCGTGGTACGCGGCGATCTGCTGGAGCTGAAGCCCGAAAACTTCGACCGGGTGATCGACGTCAACCTGCGCGGCACGGTCTTCTTCACCCAGGCCGTCGCCAAGGCGATGCTGGCGCAGCCGCCGCATCATCCGAGATCGATCGTCACCGTCACCTCCGTGAGTGCCGAAATGGCCTCGCCCGAACGTGCGGATTACTGCGTCTCCAAAGCGGGCCTCGCCATGTGGGTAAAGACGCTGGCGCTACGGTTGGCGCCGGAGAATATCGGCGTGTTCGAGGTGCGCCCCGGCATCATCCGAACGGAAATGACCGCCGGCGTGGCCTCCAAATACGATGCCTTGATCGAGGGCGGGCTGGTGCCGGCCAAGCGCTGGGGCGAGGCCGCCGACATCGGCGCCGCGGTCGCTGCTCTTGCGGGTGGCAGGCTCGGCTTCGCCACCGGCTCGGTGATCCGTGTCGACGGTGCGCTGTCGGTGCCCAGACTATGA
- a CDS encoding Dabb family protein yields the protein MIRHCVFVKFRADVSTTERAAIHADLSALRGLIDGMGAVHFSANVSPEPFARGFTHGFTIDFGDAAARDAYLVHEAHQKAGARLVAALDGGTDGLMVFDLETAGA from the coding sequence ATGATCCGCCACTGCGTCTTCGTGAAATTCCGTGCCGACGTATCGACGACGGAGCGCGCCGCGATCCATGCCGACCTGTCGGCTTTGCGCGGCCTGATCGATGGCATGGGCGCCGTGCATTTCAGCGCCAATGTCAGTCCGGAGCCTTTCGCGCGCGGCTTCACGCATGGCTTCACCATCGACTTCGGCGATGCCGCCGCCCGCGACGCCTATCTGGTGCATGAGGCGCACCAGAAAGCCGGCGCGAGGCTGGTCGCCGCGCTCGACGGCGGCACGGACGGGCTGATGGTGTTCGATCTGGAGACTGCCGGCGCCTGA
- a CDS encoding ABC transporter substrate-binding protein, producing MFRFTGKVLSLTAVALMASSAFASASSLDELAAAAKKEGQLTTIALPHDWCGYGAVIDGFKKKYPEIKINELNPDAGSGDEIEAIKANKDNKGPQAPDVIDVGLSFGPSAKADGLIQPYKVSTWDSIPDSAKDADGFWYGDYYGVLSFMVNKDLVKNAPTDWADLLKPEYANSIALAGDPRASNQAIQAVYASGLSGGAAAGEAAGKAGLEYFKKLNAAGNFVPVIGKPATLAQGQTPILINWDYNALAGRDTLKDNPPVEVVVPKTGVVAGVYVQAISAYAPHPNAAKLWMEYLYSDEGQLGWLKGYCHPIRFNDLAKKGAIPKELLAKMPPAAAYEKAAFPTLDEQKVSKEAITKNWDSMVGANVK from the coding sequence ATGTTCAGATTCACGGGAAAAGTGCTTTCCCTTACGGCAGTCGCCCTGATGGCCTCTTCCGCTTTCGCTTCGGCCTCGTCGCTGGACGAGCTGGCAGCTGCGGCCAAGAAGGAAGGCCAGCTCACCACGATCGCGCTGCCGCATGACTGGTGCGGCTACGGCGCCGTCATCGATGGCTTCAAGAAGAAGTACCCGGAAATCAAGATCAACGAACTCAATCCCGACGCCGGTTCGGGCGACGAGATCGAGGCGATCAAGGCCAACAAGGACAACAAGGGCCCGCAGGCTCCCGACGTCATCGACGTTGGTCTCTCCTTCGGCCCGTCCGCCAAGGCCGACGGCCTGATCCAGCCCTACAAGGTCTCGACCTGGGATTCGATCCCCGACAGCGCCAAGGATGCCGACGGCTTCTGGTACGGCGACTATTACGGCGTTCTCTCGTTCATGGTGAACAAGGACCTGGTCAAGAACGCCCCGACCGACTGGGCCGATCTCTTGAAGCCGGAATACGCCAACTCGATCGCGCTTGCCGGTGACCCGCGTGCGTCCAACCAGGCCATCCAGGCTGTCTATGCCTCGGGTCTGTCGGGCGGCGCCGCTGCTGGTGAAGCCGCTGGCAAGGCCGGCCTCGAATACTTCAAGAAGCTCAATGCCGCCGGCAATTTCGTTCCGGTGATCGGCAAGCCGGCAACGCTCGCCCAGGGCCAGACGCCGATCCTGATCAACTGGGACTACAATGCGCTCGCCGGTCGCGACACGCTGAAGGACAATCCTCCGGTTGAGGTCGTCGTGCCGAAGACCGGTGTCGTCGCCGGCGTCTACGTTCAGGCGATCAGCGCCTACGCGCCGCACCCGAACGCAGCCAAGCTCTGGATGGAGTATCTCTATTCCGACGAAGGTCAGCTCGGCTGGCTGAAGGGCTACTGCCACCCGATCCGCTTCAACGATCTCGCCAAGAAGGGCGCGATTCCGAAGGAGCTGCTCGCGAAGATGCCGCCGGCCGCTGCCTATGAAAAAGCCGCGTTCCCGACGCTCGACGAGCAGAAGGTGTCGAAGGAAGCGATCACCAAGAACTGGGATTCGATGGTCGGCGCCAACGTCAAGTAA
- a CDS encoding ABC transporter ATP-binding protein — protein MADPFLSIQHVKKAFGATTVVEDFNLDIARGEFVSFLGPSGCGKTTVLRMVAGFEEPTAGQIIVGGKDVTRLKPNQRNVGMVFQAYALFPNLTVAQNVAFGLKVAGIPKADSDKRVAEMLDLIKLPQLGDRYPYQLSGGQQQRVALARALAPKPKLLLLDEPLSALDAKVRVSLRDEIRAIQKELGITTIFVTHDQEEALSISDRIAVMYGGKAEQVGAPFEIYNRPATKFVANFVGTLNVLEGVVSDAGSGRVRINAEEIGLKGKLNGSKTGDTLSLALRPEAIALGERPGNDAKLTGEISDVHFLGSVIRVRVGIGQSKISLDTFNNSSTPPPNVGDKAEISFSSGDVLVLH, from the coding sequence ATGGCTGATCCGTTCCTTTCCATCCAGCATGTGAAGAAAGCCTTCGGCGCCACCACCGTGGTCGAGGACTTCAACCTCGATATCGCACGCGGCGAGTTTGTCTCGTTCCTCGGGCCTTCGGGCTGCGGCAAGACGACGGTGCTGCGCATGGTCGCCGGCTTCGAGGAGCCGACGGCCGGCCAGATCATCGTCGGCGGCAAGGATGTCACCCGGCTGAAGCCGAACCAGCGCAATGTCGGCATGGTGTTCCAGGCCTATGCGCTGTTCCCGAATCTTACCGTGGCGCAGAACGTCGCCTTCGGTCTCAAGGTCGCCGGCATACCGAAGGCTGACAGCGACAAGCGCGTCGCCGAAATGCTCGACCTGATCAAGCTGCCGCAACTCGGCGACCGCTATCCCTACCAGCTTTCCGGCGGCCAGCAGCAGCGCGTGGCGCTTGCTCGTGCATTGGCGCCGAAGCCGAAACTGCTTCTGCTCGACGAGCCGCTGTCGGCACTCGACGCCAAGGTGCGCGTGTCGCTGCGCGACGAAATCCGCGCCATTCAAAAAGAGCTCGGCATCACCACCATCTTCGTCACGCATGACCAGGAAGAAGCGCTGTCGATCTCCGACCGCATCGCGGTCATGTATGGCGGCAAGGCCGAGCAGGTCGGCGCGCCCTTCGAGATCTACAACCGTCCGGCCACCAAATTCGTCGCCAATTTCGTCGGTACCCTCAATGTGCTGGAAGGCGTGGTCAGCGATGCCGGTTCCGGCCGGGTGCGCATCAATGCCGAGGAAATCGGGCTTAAAGGTAAGTTGAACGGTTCCAAGACCGGTGACACGCTGTCGCTGGCGCTGCGCCCCGAGGCGATCGCGCTCGGCGAACGTCCCGGCAACGACGCCAAGCTCACCGGCGAAATCTCCGACGTGCATTTCCTGGGCTCGGTGATCCGGGTGCGGGTTGGCATCGGCCAGTCCAAGATTTCGCTCGACACCTTCAACAATTCCTCGACGCCGCCGCCGAATGTCGGCGACAAGGCCGAGATTTCATTCTCCTCCGGCGACGTGCTGGTTCTGCACTAG
- a CDS encoding GMC oxidoreductase, with the protein MSPDIVIIGSGIGGATIASGLAGSGASVLILERGEKLPATAHARDSRSIFVDGHYRPKEMWREAGGQPFNPGNYYYVGGNSKFYGAVLIRYRREDFAAMEHFGGISPAWPFGYEELEPWYSKAEQLFRVRGRLGEDPTEPFHSVPYAFPPVPDEPAIARARAELKGISLNPASLPLGVDIDAWLRDGKTPWDAFPNTGIGKIDAETGPLPVALADNNICLETGAAVDHLELTPGGKTVAAVHYHRNGEAKRVTPKLVVLSAGAINSAVILLRSPAPGGKSIANRSDQVGRNFMNHNSAAMLAIDPRRRNDSVYQKTLMLNDYYLSDGKGGKPLGNVQLLGKIDGTMLKANVRLAPKFALDFMASHAVDWYLMCEDLPDPESRVMVDGNDIVLQWRRSNMQALDRLTQVMREHFRACGYPIVLSRPFDKRTPSHQCGTVRMGSDPATSPLDTFCRAWDHGNLFVVDGGFLPTSAAVNPALTIAAQALRVADHIRKTELKA; encoded by the coding sequence ATGTCTCCCGATATCGTCATCATCGGCTCCGGCATCGGCGGCGCCACGATCGCCTCCGGTTTGGCCGGAAGCGGCGCCTCGGTGCTGATCCTCGAGCGCGGAGAGAAGTTGCCTGCGACCGCGCATGCACGCGACAGCCGCTCGATCTTCGTCGACGGCCACTACCGGCCGAAGGAGATGTGGCGAGAGGCCGGTGGCCAGCCCTTCAACCCCGGCAACTACTACTATGTCGGCGGCAATTCGAAATTCTATGGCGCGGTGCTGATCCGCTACCGGCGCGAAGACTTCGCGGCGATGGAGCATTTCGGCGGCATCTCGCCAGCCTGGCCCTTCGGCTATGAAGAACTGGAACCCTGGTATTCGAAAGCCGAGCAACTGTTCCGCGTGCGCGGCAGGCTCGGCGAGGACCCGACAGAGCCTTTTCATTCCGTACCCTACGCCTTCCCGCCGGTGCCGGACGAGCCGGCAATCGCGCGCGCCCGCGCCGAGTTGAAGGGCATCAGCCTCAATCCCGCGTCGCTGCCGCTCGGCGTCGATATCGATGCCTGGCTGCGGGATGGAAAGACGCCGTGGGACGCTTTCCCGAACACTGGCATCGGCAAGATCGATGCCGAGACCGGCCCGCTTCCGGTCGCGCTGGCCGACAACAACATCTGCCTCGAAACGGGAGCCGCTGTCGACCATCTCGAACTGACGCCCGGCGGCAAGACGGTCGCCGCCGTACACTATCACCGCAACGGCGAGGCCAAGCGCGTCACGCCGAAACTGGTCGTCCTGTCGGCCGGCGCCATCAACTCCGCTGTCATCCTGCTGCGTTCACCGGCGCCCGGCGGCAAGAGCATCGCCAACCGTTCCGACCAGGTCGGACGCAATTTCATGAACCACAATTCGGCCGCCATGCTGGCGATCGATCCGCGCCGCAGAAACGACAGCGTCTACCAGAAGACGCTGATGCTGAACGACTACTACCTCTCCGACGGCAAGGGCGGAAAGCCGCTCGGCAATGTCCAGCTTCTGGGCAAGATCGACGGCACCATGCTGAAGGCCAATGTCCGCCTAGCGCCAAAATTCGCGCTCGATTTCATGGCCAGCCATGCGGTCGACTGGTACCTGATGTGCGAAGACCTGCCGGATCCCGAAAGCCGCGTCATGGTCGACGGCAACGACATCGTCCTGCAATGGCGCCGCAGCAACATGCAAGCGCTCGACCGGCTGACCCAGGTGATGCGCGAGCATTTTCGCGCCTGCGGCTATCCGATCGTGCTGTCCAGGCCATTCGACAAGCGCACGCCCTCGCACCAGTGCGGCACGGTCCGCATGGGCAGCGACCCGGCCACGTCCCCGCTCGATACCTTCTGCCGTGCCTGGGATCACGGCAACCTGTTCGTCGTCGACGGCGGTTTCCTGCCGACTTCCGCCGCCGTCAACCCGGCATTGACCATCGCCGCGCAGGCGCTGAGGGTAGCAGACCATATTCGCAAGACGGAGTTGAAGGCATGA
- a CDS encoding GMC family oxidoreductase, whose translation MTDFIIVGAGPAGCVLANRLSEDPANSVLLLEAGGKDWHPLIHMPAGFAKMTKGIASWGWSTVPQKHMKDRVFWYTQAKVIGGGSSINAQIYTRGNARDYDAWEKEEGLAGWGYRDVLPYFKRAENNQRYANDYHGDQGPLGVSNPISPLPICEAYFRAAQEMGIPFNPDFNGAAQDGVGYYQLTQKDARRSSASVAYLKPIRDRKNLTVRTDVLVTRIVLEGSRAVGVEVVDKPGGQPQILRAEREVIVSSGAIGSPKLLMQSGIGPADHLKSVGVTPLHDLPGVGSNMQDHLDLFVIAECTGDHTYDNYAKFHRTLWAGLQYVLLKKGPVASSLFETGGFWYADPTASHPDIQFHLGLGSGIEAGVEKLNNPGVTLNSAFLRPRSRGTVRLGSADPAAMPLIDPNYWADPYDREMSIKGLRLAREIMRQNALKPYVLREVLPGPSLASDDELADYACRAAKTDHHPVGTCRMGHDAMAVVTPELKVRGIEGLRVCDASIMPRVPSSNTNAPTIMVGEKGGDIILGREPLPPAVFAGNRAA comes from the coding sequence ATGACCGACTTCATCATCGTCGGCGCCGGCCCTGCAGGCTGCGTGCTCGCCAACCGGTTGTCGGAAGACCCGGCGAATTCCGTGCTGCTCCTGGAAGCCGGCGGCAAGGACTGGCATCCGCTGATCCACATGCCGGCGGGCTTCGCCAAGATGACCAAGGGCATCGCTTCCTGGGGTTGGTCGACCGTGCCGCAGAAACACATGAAGGACCGCGTGTTCTGGTACACCCAAGCCAAGGTTATCGGCGGCGGCTCCTCCATCAACGCGCAGATCTACACGCGCGGCAATGCCCGCGATTACGACGCCTGGGAAAAGGAGGAAGGGCTGGCCGGCTGGGGGTATCGCGACGTGCTGCCCTATTTCAAGCGCGCCGAGAACAACCAGCGTTATGCCAACGACTATCACGGCGACCAGGGCCCGCTCGGCGTCTCCAATCCGATCTCGCCATTGCCGATCTGCGAGGCCTATTTCCGCGCCGCGCAGGAAATGGGCATCCCGTTCAATCCCGACTTCAACGGCGCCGCGCAGGATGGTGTCGGCTACTACCAGCTGACCCAGAAGGATGCGCGCCGCTCCTCCGCCTCGGTCGCCTATCTGAAGCCGATCCGCGACCGCAAGAACCTCACCGTGCGCACCGACGTTTTGGTGACGCGCATCGTTCTGGAAGGCAGCCGCGCCGTTGGCGTCGAGGTGGTCGACAAGCCCGGCGGCCAACCGCAGATCCTGCGGGCTGAGCGCGAGGTGATCGTGTCTTCTGGCGCCATCGGTTCGCCGAAACTGCTGATGCAATCGGGCATCGGCCCGGCCGACCATCTGAAATCGGTCGGCGTCACGCCGCTACACGACCTGCCCGGCGTCGGCTCCAACATGCAGGACCACCTCGATCTCTTCGTGATCGCCGAATGTACCGGCGATCACACCTATGACAATTACGCCAAATTCCACCGCACCCTCTGGGCCGGATTGCAATATGTGCTGTTGAAGAAGGGACCCGTCGCCTCCAGCCTCTTCGAGACAGGCGGCTTCTGGTATGCCGACCCGACCGCGTCCCATCCCGACATCCAGTTCCATCTCGGCCTGGGATCCGGCATCGAGGCCGGCGTGGAGAAGCTGAACAATCCGGGTGTGACGCTGAATTCCGCTTTCCTGCGCCCACGCTCGCGCGGCACGGTGAGACTGGGCAGCGCCGACCCGGCCGCCATGCCGCTGATCGACCCCAACTATTGGGCCGACCCGTACGATCGCGAGATGTCGATCAAGGGCCTGCGGCTTGCCCGCGAAATCATGCGCCAGAACGCGCTGAAGCCCTATGTGCTGCGGGAGGTTCTGCCAGGCCCATCACTCGCCAGCGACGACGAACTTGCCGACTATGCCTGCCGTGCGGCCAAGACCGATCATCATCCGGTCGGCACCTGCCGCATGGGCCATGATGCGATGGCGGTGGTGACACCGGAACTGAAAGTGCGCGGCATCGAGGGGTTGCGCGTCTGCGACGCCTCGATCATGCCGCGCGTGCCTTCTTCCAACACCAATGCACCGACCATCATGGTTGGTGAAAAAGGCGGCGACATCATCCTCGGCCGTGAGCCGCTGCCGCCGGCCGTCTTTGCCGGCAACCGCGCGGCGTGA